A genomic window from Rhizobium sp. 007 includes:
- a CDS encoding ABC transporter permease, with the protein MNFEAIKSIYFFEMARTRRTLLQSVFSPVISTSLYFIVFGAAIGSRIQEVEGVSYGAFITPGLIMLTLLGQCIGNGSFGIYFPKFTGTIYEVLSAPVAMTEILLGYVGAAATKGLLIGLIILLTANAFVEVRIEHPFMMILFFLLTAVTFSLFGFMIGIWAGNFEQLNLIPMLVVPPLTFLGGSFYSINMLPPFWQAVSHFNPVLYLVSGFRWSFYGIADVNPLLSLGMITMFLAICLATLGWIFKTGYRLRN; encoded by the coding sequence ATGAACTTCGAAGCCATCAAGTCGATCTATTTCTTCGAAATGGCGCGCACGCGCCGCACGCTGCTGCAGAGCGTCTTCTCGCCGGTGATTTCCACCTCGCTCTATTTCATCGTCTTCGGCGCGGCGATCGGCTCGCGCATCCAAGAGGTGGAAGGCGTTTCCTACGGCGCCTTCATCACGCCGGGGCTCATCATGCTGACGCTGCTCGGGCAATGCATCGGCAACGGTTCCTTCGGCATCTATTTTCCGAAATTCACCGGCACGATCTACGAGGTGCTGTCAGCGCCGGTTGCGATGACGGAGATCCTGCTCGGCTATGTGGGAGCTGCGGCCACCAAGGGGCTGCTGATCGGGCTCATTATCCTTCTGACGGCCAATGCCTTCGTGGAGGTCAGGATCGAGCATCCCTTCATGATGATCCTGTTCTTCCTGCTGACGGCGGTCACTTTCAGCCTGTTCGGCTTCATGATCGGCATATGGGCAGGCAACTTCGAGCAGTTGAACCTGATCCCGATGCTCGTGGTGCCGCCGCTGACCTTCCTTGGCGGCAGCTTCTATTCGATCAACATGCTGCCGCCCTTCTGGCAGGCCGTCAGCCACTTCAATCCGGTGCTCTATCTGGTGAGCGGTTTCCGTTGGAGCTTCTACGGCATCGCCGACGTCAATCCGTTGCTCAGCCTTGGGATGATCACCATGTTCCTGGCGATCTGCCTTGCGACACTTGGCTGGATTTTCAAGACGGGATATCGGCTGCGGAACTGA
- a CDS encoding ABC transporter ATP-binding protein, protein MAPIISIRNLTKSYANGFEALKGIDLDVEKGEILALLGPNGAGKTTMISIVCGIVNPSSGQVLVAGHDVVKDFRATRTMIGLVPQELTTDQFETVWNTVSFSRGLHGKKPNPAHIEKVLRDLSLWNKKDNMLRELSGGMKRRVLIAKALSHEPEILFLDEPTAGVDVTLRKDMWRVVERLRESGVTIILTTHYIEEAEEIADRVGVINGGKLLLVEDKTALMTKLGRKQLILELAEPLDELPECFSGNGLSLEPDGNRLIYDFDAHSEQESIAALLTRLAAQNIHFKDLSTRQSSLEDIFVALVGGTK, encoded by the coding sequence ATGGCACCCATCATTTCCATCCGAAACCTCACAAAAAGCTACGCCAACGGGTTCGAGGCGCTGAAAGGCATCGATCTCGATGTCGAGAAGGGCGAGATCCTGGCCCTGCTCGGGCCGAACGGCGCGGGTAAGACGACGATGATTTCGATCGTCTGCGGCATCGTCAATCCGAGCAGCGGCCAAGTGCTGGTCGCCGGGCACGATGTCGTCAAGGATTTCCGGGCGACGCGGACGATGATCGGGCTGGTGCCGCAGGAACTGACGACGGATCAGTTCGAGACCGTCTGGAATACGGTGAGCTTTTCCCGCGGGCTGCACGGCAAGAAGCCGAACCCGGCGCATATCGAGAAGGTGCTGCGCGACCTTTCGCTGTGGAACAAGAAGGACAATATGCTGCGGGAGCTTTCCGGCGGCATGAAGCGGCGCGTGCTGATCGCCAAGGCACTCAGCCACGAGCCGGAGATCCTCTTCCTCGACGAGCCGACGGCGGGCGTCGACGTGACGCTGCGCAAGGATATGTGGCGGGTCGTGGAAAGGCTGCGCGAGTCCGGCGTCACCATCATCCTGACGACGCATTACATCGAAGAGGCCGAAGAGATCGCCGACCGCGTCGGCGTGATCAACGGCGGCAAGCTGCTGCTGGTCGAAGACAAGACCGCGCTGATGACCAAGCTCGGCCGCAAGCAGCTGATCCTCGAGCTTGCCGAACCGCTGGACGAGCTGCCCGAATGTTTCTCCGGAAACGGCCTGTCGCTGGAACCCGACGGAAACCGGTTGATCTACGATTTCGATGCGCATAGCGAGCAGGAGAGCATCGCCGCGCTGCTCACCCGGCTTGCGGCGCAGAACATCCACTTCAAGGATCTTTCGACGCGGCAGAGTTCGCTCGAGGATATCTTCGTGGCGCTCGTGGGAGGCACGAAATGA
- a CDS encoding sulfite exporter TauE/SafE family protein, whose product MPAVSELALFALMLAAAGAVAGLLAGLFGIGGGAILVPVFYQVFGWLDVPEAVRMHLSVGTSLAIIVPTSLRSYMAHRSHGAVDQKLLSGWIIAVPLGAIIAAVIASEASSVTLRLIFAAVALLVAFRMIFNRASWRLGSDLPGNPFKFLVGTGIGILSGLMGIGGGVLNNTFMTLYSRPMHQAVATSAGVGVLISLPGLFGYVWAGWGVSGLPPFSTGFINWIAVVFIIPLTMYIAPIGARLAHRMSKRQLEIGFGIFLIVTAARFLISIYA is encoded by the coding sequence ATGCCGGCTGTTTCGGAGCTTGCCCTTTTTGCACTGATGCTGGCGGCTGCGGGCGCGGTTGCGGGCCTGCTTGCCGGTCTCTTCGGCATCGGCGGCGGCGCGATCCTCGTTCCAGTCTTTTATCAGGTGTTCGGCTGGCTCGATGTGCCGGAGGCGGTGCGCATGCACCTGTCGGTCGGCACCTCGCTTGCGATCATCGTTCCGACGTCGCTCAGGTCCTATATGGCGCATCGCAGTCACGGGGCGGTCGACCAGAAGCTCCTGAGCGGTTGGATCATCGCCGTGCCGCTCGGCGCGATTATCGCGGCGGTGATTGCCTCTGAAGCGTCGAGCGTGACCTTGCGATTGATCTTTGCAGCCGTCGCGCTGCTCGTCGCCTTCCGCATGATTTTCAACCGCGCGAGCTGGCGGCTCGGCAGCGACTTGCCGGGTAATCCATTCAAGTTCCTGGTCGGGACGGGCATCGGTATTCTTTCCGGCCTGATGGGGATCGGCGGCGGCGTTCTCAACAATACCTTCATGACGCTCTATTCGCGGCCGATGCACCAGGCGGTGGCGACGTCTGCAGGCGTTGGCGTGCTGATCTCGCTGCCCGGATTGTTCGGCTATGTCTGGGCCGGTTGGGGTGTATCGGGCCTGCCACCGTTTTCGACCGGCTTCATCAACTGGATCGCCGTGGTGTTCATTATTCCGCTGACGATGTATATCGCGCCGATCGGCGCGCGGCTCGCCCACCGGATGAGCAAGCGTCAATTGGAGATCGGCTTCGGCATCTTCCTGATCGTCACTGCGGCGCGGTTCCTCATCAGCATCTACGCATAA
- a CDS encoding VOC family protein, with the protein MTVKRIVANIAVSDIEAAKAFYQGILGMDVVMDHGWIVTYAADASAGPQVSFATEGGSGTAVPDLSIEVDNLDEVYQRVIREGIVVEYGPASEPWGVRRFYVRDPFGRLVNILRHA; encoded by the coding sequence ATGACCGTCAAACGCATTGTCGCGAACATTGCGGTTTCCGATATAGAAGCCGCCAAGGCTTTCTATCAAGGCATCCTCGGCATGGATGTCGTCATGGATCATGGATGGATCGTAACTTATGCGGCGGATGCGAGCGCGGGGCCGCAGGTCAGCTTTGCGACCGAAGGTGGCTCCGGAACGGCTGTGCCCGACCTCTCTATCGAAGTCGACAATCTCGATGAGGTCTATCAGCGGGTCATCCGCGAAGGTATCGTGGTGGAATATGGTCCGGCGAGCGAGCCTTGGGGGGTGCGGCGGTTTTACGTGCGCGACCCTTTCGGCCGCCTGGTGAATATCCTGAGGCATGCGTAA
- a CDS encoding SRPBCC family protein, whose translation MPNTIRLHRVLATSPEKVYRAFLEADALAKWLPPNGFTCTVHHFEPTVGGKFKMSFRNFTTGKSHAFGGEYVELAPGERLRYTDKFDDPNLPGEMEVAVTLKKVSVGTELEITQAGVPDVIPPEACYLGWQESLRNLARLVEPEINE comes from the coding sequence ATGCCGAACACCATACGCTTGCATCGCGTCCTGGCAACCAGCCCGGAGAAGGTCTATCGCGCGTTTCTCGAAGCGGATGCGCTCGCCAAGTGGCTCCCCCCTAACGGCTTTACCTGCACTGTGCATCACTTTGAACCGACAGTCGGCGGAAAGTTCAAAATGTCCTTCCGGAACTTTACAACGGGCAAAAGCCACGCATTTGGTGGCGAATATGTCGAGCTCGCCCCAGGCGAACGCCTGCGCTACACGGACAAATTCGACGACCCCAACCTGCCTGGCGAAATGGAAGTCGCTGTGACCTTGAAGAAAGTTTCGGTCGGGACCGAGCTGGAGATAACGCAGGCAGGCGTGCCCGACGTTATTCCACCAGAGGCGTGTTACCTCGGTTGGCAGGAGTCGCTGCGAAACCTGGCACGGCTCGTCGAGCCGGAGATCAATGAGTAG
- a CDS encoding extensin family protein — translation MESIVSTSLLRRVALPVLISTTLATCSISDGMIPPASIDRGTKVSSISPMPGQGAKRMAPADAQPSYPVSNAPVSNTEGSIDYLDTPNLAGAGHSARAGSQPMPKKLPMIDSDEGLAQGQGQPRNWGGTQQLAVPSGGVNMDAELGAEPVVGLAQEQQMQIAEGNSAEPVVDGIGTDNPTQLNRTAMPRPAAQTEMSRAPVWNDGSSVIEPSRVPEEDESQEVAMLRPNDPMMSRPVAPDPNVMPASELACRRELKRMGVIFTDKPAINDGPSCQVPYPVSLQGLSGNIGVRPAVTLNCQVTLAFAKWVKNELAPSARFRYWSGVKTIQPLGGYSCRRMNNSRQRYNPMSEHARGNAIDVGKFVLKNGHQIDVRRKGLFSFREGRLLKAVRSDSCRYFNTVLGPGSNPEHWNHFHFDLRSRKGGRVYCN, via the coding sequence ATGGAGAGTATTGTGTCTACCTCCCTTTTGCGGCGCGTCGCGCTGCCGGTCCTGATATCCACCACCCTCGCGACCTGTTCCATCAGCGACGGCATGATACCGCCGGCAAGCATCGACCGGGGCACCAAGGTGAGTTCGATCTCGCCTATGCCGGGGCAAGGCGCGAAGCGCATGGCGCCCGCCGATGCCCAGCCCTCCTATCCCGTTTCCAACGCACCGGTTTCAAACACGGAAGGCTCGATCGATTATCTCGACACGCCGAACCTTGCAGGCGCCGGGCATTCTGCGCGCGCGGGCAGCCAGCCGATGCCGAAGAAGCTGCCGATGATCGACAGCGATGAGGGACTGGCGCAAGGGCAGGGGCAGCCGCGGAACTGGGGCGGCACCCAGCAGCTTGCAGTGCCTTCCGGTGGCGTCAACATGGATGCGGAGCTTGGCGCGGAACCCGTCGTCGGGCTGGCGCAGGAACAGCAGATGCAGATCGCCGAAGGAAATTCGGCTGAACCTGTGGTCGACGGGATCGGCACCGACAATCCGACGCAATTGAACCGGACGGCAATGCCGCGGCCCGCCGCACAAACCGAGATGAGCCGTGCCCCCGTGTGGAACGACGGCAGTTCGGTGATCGAGCCGTCGCGCGTTCCCGAAGAGGACGAGAGCCAGGAAGTGGCGATGCTCAGGCCGAACGACCCGATGATGAGCCGGCCCGTCGCCCCGGACCCGAACGTGATGCCGGCCTCCGAGCTTGCCTGCCGCCGTGAGCTGAAGCGCATGGGCGTGATCTTCACCGATAAGCCGGCGATCAACGACGGCCCGTCCTGCCAGGTGCCTTATCCGGTCTCGCTGCAGGGGCTTTCCGGCAATATCGGCGTGAGGCCTGCGGTGACGCTGAACTGCCAGGTGACGCTTGCCTTCGCCAAATGGGTGAAGAACGAACTCGCGCCATCGGCCCGCTTTCGCTACTGGTCTGGCGTCAAGACGATCCAGCCGCTCGGCGGCTATTCCTGCCGGCGCATGAACAACAGCCGCCAGAGATACAATCCGATGTCCGAACACGCACGCGGCAACGCGATCGACGTCGGCAAGTTCGTGCTGAAGAACGGCCACCAGATCGACGTGCGCAGGAAGGGCCTCTTCTCGTTCCGCGAGGGCAGGCTACTCAAGGCCGTGCGCTCCGACAGCTGCCGGTATTTCAACACCGTGCTCGGTCCCGGCAGCAACCCGGAGCACTGGAACCATTTTCACTTCGATCTCAGATCCCGCAAAGGCGGCAGGGTTTATTGCAATTAA
- a CDS encoding methyl-accepting chemotaxis protein, translating into MRNIKISTRLYCLVGLTLAIFVATMVFFLNYSYSELEMERKSGLAQMDATAVNILQKYYKMEQAGTLTRDEAQTAAKDVIAAMRYGGSGYFWINDMHPVMVMHPIKPELNGTDLSQNKDPAGKFLFMEFVNVVKARGEGFVDYYWPKPGAEQPVLKYSHVAGFEPWGWIVGTGVYSDDLAALYWQNAIWTAILCAIGAAIIVSVAYAIVKSVTAPVARIGAAMHEIAGENGAVEVSDSDRRDEIGHMAKALLVLRDSMLDRTKMRAREDERQREIDGERRGNEESLRAAAERQNHAMQTLGAGLEKLAAGDLTVSIGDLGEDYSKLRTDFNAAVGALNDVIQAIAESSNVVNDNASGISEATNNLSKRTEQQAAALEETAAALDEITATVRTASERATEAREMVAETKASAGKSGEIVRNAVSAMSRIEDSSSRIGQIIGVIDEIAFQTNLLALNAGVEAARAGEAGRGFAVVAQEVRELAQRSANAAKEIKTLISNSAAEVESGVALVRSTGDALVEIETLVNKVNDHVNTIATAAREQATGLHEINTSVNHMDQMTQQNAAMVEETTAASQTLAEESSQLRTLLAKFRLGSRTSQHYARHAA; encoded by the coding sequence ATGCGTAACATCAAGATATCAACGCGTCTCTATTGTCTCGTCGGCCTGACGCTGGCGATCTTTGTGGCGACGATGGTTTTCTTTCTGAACTATTCTTATTCCGAACTGGAAATGGAAAGAAAATCCGGTCTTGCGCAGATGGATGCGACGGCGGTCAACATCCTGCAGAAATACTACAAGATGGAACAGGCCGGCACGCTGACGCGCGATGAGGCGCAAACGGCGGCGAAAGACGTGATCGCTGCCATGCGCTACGGCGGCAGCGGCTACTTCTGGATCAACGACATGCACCCGGTCATGGTGATGCATCCGATCAAGCCGGAGCTGAACGGCACCGACCTTTCGCAGAACAAGGACCCGGCCGGCAAATTCCTATTCATGGAATTCGTCAATGTCGTGAAGGCCCGTGGCGAGGGTTTTGTCGACTACTATTGGCCGAAGCCAGGTGCTGAACAGCCCGTCCTGAAATACTCGCACGTCGCTGGCTTCGAGCCCTGGGGCTGGATCGTCGGCACCGGCGTCTATTCCGACGACCTTGCAGCCCTCTACTGGCAGAATGCGATCTGGACGGCGATCCTTTGCGCGATCGGAGCTGCGATCATCGTTTCCGTCGCCTATGCGATCGTCAAGAGCGTTACCGCACCCGTCGCACGGATCGGCGCGGCGATGCATGAGATCGCAGGCGAGAACGGGGCGGTCGAAGTCTCCGACAGCGATCGGCGGGACGAGATCGGCCACATGGCAAAGGCCCTGCTGGTATTGCGCGACTCGATGCTCGACCGCACCAAAATGCGTGCCCGTGAAGACGAGCGCCAGCGCGAGATCGACGGCGAACGCCGCGGCAATGAAGAGAGCCTGCGCGCCGCAGCCGAGCGCCAGAACCACGCGATGCAGACGCTGGGGGCCGGCCTCGAGAAGCTTGCAGCAGGCGATCTCACGGTTTCGATCGGCGATCTCGGCGAGGACTATTCAAAGCTGCGCACCGACTTCAATGCCGCCGTCGGCGCGCTCAACGACGTCATCCAGGCGATCGCCGAATCGAGCAATGTCGTGAACGACAACGCATCGGGTATCAGCGAGGCTACCAACAATCTGTCGAAGCGCACCGAGCAGCAGGCTGCTGCTCTCGAAGAGACGGCAGCCGCACTCGATGAGATTACCGCAACGGTGCGGACCGCGTCCGAACGGGCGACCGAAGCCCGCGAGATGGTCGCCGAGACCAAGGCGAGTGCTGGAAAATCCGGCGAAATCGTGCGGAATGCCGTTAGCGCGATGAGCCGGATTGAGGACTCCTCCAGCCGGATCGGCCAGATCATCGGCGTGATTGACGAGATCGCGTTCCAGACCAACCTTTTGGCGCTGAATGCCGGTGTCGAGGCCGCACGCGCAGGCGAGGCCGGCCGGGGCTTTGCGGTCGTGGCGCAAGAGGTTCGTGAACTCGCGCAACGTTCGGCAAACGCCGCCAAGGAGATCAAGACGCTGATCAGCAACTCGGCGGCGGAAGTCGAATCCGGCGTGGCGCTGGTTCGCTCGACGGGCGATGCTCTGGTCGAGATCGAGACGCTGGTGAACAAGGTCAACGACCATGTGAATACAATTGCCACCGCGGCGCGCGAGCAGGCAACGGGCCTCCACGAGATCAACACCTCGGTCAACCACATGGATCAGATGACCCAGCAGAACGCTGCCATGGTGGAGGAGACGACGGCGGCGAGCCAGACGCTTGCCGAAGAGAGCAGCCAGCTTCGTACGCTGCTTGCCAAGTTCCGCCTCGGCTCGCGCACGTCGCAGCATTACGCACGGCACGCAGCTTGA
- a CDS encoding acyl-CoA thioesterase has protein sequence MTETPKPKGELTLRTLAMPGDANPAGDIFGGWVMAQMDLASGIRAAERARGRVVTAAVKEMAFQLPVKIGDTLSVFTDIDRVGRTSITLCVEAWAHRSRYNKMEKVTAGTFIMVALDENGAPKPVPEE, from the coding sequence ATGACCGAAACCCCGAAGCCGAAAGGCGAATTGACGCTCCGCACGCTTGCCATGCCTGGCGACGCCAACCCCGCAGGCGATATCTTCGGCGGATGGGTCATGGCGCAGATGGACCTGGCGAGCGGCATCCGCGCCGCCGAACGCGCCAGGGGCCGCGTGGTCACCGCCGCGGTCAAGGAAATGGCTTTCCAGTTGCCGGTGAAGATCGGCGACACACTTTCGGTCTTTACCGACATCGACCGCGTCGGCCGCACCTCGATCACCCTCTGCGTCGAGGCCTGGGCGCACCGTTCGCGCTACAACAAGATGGAAAAGGTCACGGCCGGCACCTTCATCATGGTGGCGCTCGACGAAAACGGCGCGCCGAAGCCGGTCCCCGAGGAGTGA
- a CDS encoding alpha/beta fold hydrolase, whose amino-acid sequence MATFILIPGGWQGGWVYQKVADILTAHGHKALPITLSGLGDAPAPTANLEDHIDEVVSAVKSHRDDLVIVGQSYGGMVVSGAADAAASQIRALVYIDAYVPDSGDSVWSLTTPRFRDVFVAGAKADGLTCAPPPNLDPRCRPHPIGTFLQSINLSGRWREVPRKTFIGAFGWEGSPFLDLYQRLNGEPEWSTFALDCGHNVARLEPEALTEILLAQV is encoded by the coding sequence ATGGCCACCTTTATCCTTATACCCGGAGGCTGGCAGGGCGGTTGGGTCTACCAAAAGGTGGCAGATATACTTACTGCGCACGGGCACAAAGCCTTACCGATCACTCTTTCGGGGCTCGGCGATGCTCCCGCCCCAACGGCCAATCTTGAAGATCACATAGATGAGGTCGTTAGTGCTGTGAAGTCGCATCGCGACGACCTGGTGATTGTTGGACAATCCTACGGCGGGATGGTCGTGAGCGGCGCAGCTGATGCTGCGGCATCGCAAATCCGGGCGTTGGTCTATATAGACGCCTATGTGCCTGATTCCGGTGACTCTGTCTGGTCCCTGACGACGCCTCGTTTTCGAGATGTCTTCGTCGCGGGCGCGAAGGCTGACGGACTAACTTGCGCGCCGCCTCCCAATCTTGACCCGCGATGCCGACCGCATCCGATTGGGACGTTTCTCCAATCAATCAATCTCAGCGGACGTTGGCGTGAAGTGCCGCGCAAGACCTTCATCGGCGCATTTGGATGGGAAGGAAGTCCGTTCCTTGACCTTTATCAACGCTTAAACGGCGAGCCGGAGTGGTCGACCTTTGCCCTCGATTGCGGGCACAATGTAGCACGGCTGGAGCCCGAGGCTCTGACCGAGATATTGCTAGCTCAGGTTTGA
- a CDS encoding VOC family protein, whose product MSKNTICLWYNKDAEEAACFYADTFPDSKIGAIIRAPGKYPDGEEADVLVVEFTVAGVACIGLNGGPTFKHSEAFSFQISTEDQEETDRYWNAIVGNGGQESECGWCKDKWGISWQITPRILMDALAAGGEQAKRAFDAMMTMRKIDVAVIDAARKGNDAL is encoded by the coding sequence ATGTCTAAGAACACCATTTGTCTATGGTACAACAAGGACGCTGAGGAAGCCGCTTGCTTCTATGCCGACACCTTCCCAGACAGCAAGATCGGAGCCATCATCCGCGCGCCCGGCAAATACCCCGACGGAGAAGAGGCAGACGTGTTGGTCGTCGAGTTCACGGTGGCGGGTGTCGCGTGCATCGGATTGAACGGCGGCCCCACATTCAAGCACAGCGAAGCCTTCTCATTCCAGATCAGCACCGAGGATCAGGAAGAAACAGATCGCTATTGGAACGCCATCGTCGGCAATGGCGGTCAGGAAAGCGAATGCGGCTGGTGCAAGGATAAGTGGGGAATATCCTGGCAGATCACACCTCGCATTCTAATGGACGCGCTTGCAGCAGGTGGCGAACAAGCAAAGCGCGCATTCGACGCGATGATGACGATGAGGAAAATCGACGTAGCTGTGATCGATGCGGCACGAAAAGGGAATGACGCGCTATGA
- a CDS encoding DUF4287 domain-containing protein: MTTEKIKGPASYFPSIEKKYGRPIDDWQELVRKHYPAKHMELVGMLKSEHGMGHGHANAVVAHTLAEDKQPAS; encoded by the coding sequence ATGACCACCGAGAAGATCAAAGGACCTGCTTCCTATTTTCCATCAATCGAGAAGAAATACGGCCGTCCTATCGATGACTGGCAAGAGCTCGTGCGAAAGCACTATCCTGCGAAGCACATGGAACTTGTCGGTATGCTGAAGAGCGAACACGGAATGGGCCACGGTCATGCAAATGCGGTCGTGGCGCACACTCTCGCGGAAGACAAGCAGCCAGCCTCTTAA
- a CDS encoding GYD domain-containing protein has protein sequence MAMYLTRFSYTPETWARMIENPEDRREAARTYIESVGGKLHGFWYAFGEHDGWNLWEAPDNVSMAAVALAIGAGGALSSVETTVLLSVEDTIEALEKAKSIRYRPPAA, from the coding sequence ATGGCCATGTATCTCACGCGCTTCAGCTACACGCCCGAAACGTGGGCGCGCATGATCGAAAACCCCGAGGATCGCCGAGAGGCGGCACGTACTTATATCGAATCCGTGGGCGGAAAGCTCCATGGGTTCTGGTACGCCTTTGGCGAGCATGATGGTTGGAATCTGTGGGAGGCGCCTGATAACGTATCGATGGCGGCTGTCGCGCTTGCTATCGGCGCAGGAGGCGCGCTCAGCTCTGTTGAGACCACTGTCCTCCTCAGCGTCGAGGATACGATCGAAGCCTTGGAAAAGGCGAAGTCGATTCGATATCGTCCCCCGGCAGCGTAG
- a CDS encoding ABC transporter ATP-binding protein/permease, translating to MTDAKFNPKSVDGTNPHGAETSRQEKASTVEVAPPPNVIEPDTELTPEEAEQARKRYLLTRFWISARGYWGRGGDSLAWPCSIGLLTLIGINVGFQYGINVWNRAIFDAIEQHNARTVYFLSAVFLPLVLGTVVLVVAQVALRMTIQRRWRCWLTTAVIARWLANGRYYQLNLIGGDHKNPEARVAEDLRIATESPVDFIAGVISAFLSASTFIVVLWTIGGALSLTIAGSTVTVPGFLVITAVLYAAITSSSMAVIGRHFVHVSEVKNQAEAEFRYTLTHVRENGESIALLGGEEEERNDVEKTFAKVLRQWALLARQHMRTALVSQGSSLFAPVVPVLLCAPKFLEGSMTLGQVMQAASAFAIVQSAFGWLVDNYPRLADWNACARRIASLMMSLDGLERAEQSNALGRIKRGETEGDTMLSLNDLSVSLDDGTAVVKETQVAIEPGERVLVAGESGSGKSTLVRAIAGLWPWGDGSVNFHADRRLFMLPQRPYIPSGTLRRAVAYPRAADSWTLDEIKAALEKVGLDYLNDKIEEDAPWDQTLSGGEKQRLAFARLLLHTPDIIVLDEATSALDEKSQDKMMEMLIYELPKVTIISVAHRAELEAFHSRKITLERREGGAKLVSDIDLVQRKRKRNLLLRLLENRRSPPKGRTTSSNAALPQNRN from the coding sequence ATGACCGACGCTAAATTCAATCCGAAATCGGTCGACGGCACCAACCCGCACGGTGCCGAGACGTCGCGCCAAGAGAAGGCATCGACTGTGGAGGTCGCGCCGCCCCCAAATGTCATCGAACCCGATACAGAGTTGACCCCTGAGGAGGCCGAGCAGGCGCGCAAGAGATATTTGCTAACGCGCTTCTGGATCAGCGCGCGCGGTTACTGGGGCCGCGGCGGCGACAGCCTCGCTTGGCCGTGCTCAATCGGGCTATTGACCCTGATCGGCATCAATGTCGGCTTCCAGTATGGAATCAATGTCTGGAACCGCGCAATTTTTGACGCCATAGAGCAACACAATGCCCGCACCGTATATTTTCTGAGCGCCGTATTCCTGCCACTGGTGCTCGGAACCGTCGTCCTTGTCGTTGCACAAGTCGCCCTTCGTATGACGATTCAGCGCCGCTGGCGTTGCTGGCTCACTACCGCAGTCATCGCGCGCTGGCTCGCAAACGGCCGTTACTATCAGTTGAACCTCATCGGCGGCGACCACAAAAACCCCGAAGCGCGCGTCGCGGAAGATTTGCGGATTGCCACCGAATCACCCGTCGATTTCATCGCGGGTGTCATTTCCGCATTTCTGTCTGCCTCGACCTTCATCGTGGTGCTTTGGACCATCGGCGGAGCCCTCAGTCTGACAATCGCAGGTTCGACCGTCACTGTTCCTGGCTTCCTTGTCATCACCGCGGTACTCTATGCCGCGATCACATCGAGCTCGATGGCGGTCATCGGCCGCCATTTCGTCCACGTCTCTGAGGTCAAAAATCAGGCGGAAGCCGAATTTCGCTACACGCTGACGCATGTACGGGAAAACGGCGAGAGTATCGCATTGCTCGGCGGTGAAGAGGAGGAGCGTAACGACGTCGAGAAGACGTTCGCCAAGGTGCTCAGGCAATGGGCGCTCCTTGCGCGCCAACACATGCGCACAGCGCTTGTGTCGCAGGGATCGAGCTTGTTTGCGCCAGTCGTGCCGGTTTTGCTTTGCGCTCCAAAGTTTCTCGAAGGCAGCATGACCCTTGGACAGGTGATGCAGGCTGCCTCTGCCTTCGCCATCGTTCAAAGCGCGTTCGGATGGCTGGTCGACAACTACCCCCGTCTCGCCGATTGGAACGCCTGTGCACGCCGCATCGCTTCGCTGATGATGTCGCTCGACGGGCTCGAGCGCGCGGAACAGAGCAACGCCTTGGGACGCATCAAGCGCGGTGAAACTGAAGGCGATACGATGCTCAGCCTGAACGATCTCTCCGTGTCGCTTGACGACGGCACTGCAGTGGTCAAGGAAACCCAGGTCGCGATCGAACCCGGCGAGCGGGTGCTCGTAGCCGGAGAATCCGGTTCAGGCAAGAGCACGCTCGTGCGGGCCATCGCAGGTCTTTGGCCGTGGGGTGACGGCAGCGTCAATTTCCACGCCGACAGACGACTGTTCATGTTACCGCAACGGCCCTATATCCCTTCCGGGACGCTTCGCCGTGCGGTCGCCTATCCCCGCGCCGCCGATAGCTGGACGCTGGATGAGATCAAGGCGGCCCTCGAGAAGGTGGGACTTGATTATCTGAACGACAAGATCGAGGAGGACGCGCCATGGGACCAGACGTTGTCGGGTGGCGAAAAGCAGCGGCTCGCCTTTGCGCGTCTCCTGCTACACACTCCCGATATCATCGTGTTGGATGAAGCAACGTCAGCACTCGATGAGAAGAGTCAGGACAAGATGATGGAGATGTTGATTTATGAATTGCCGAAGGTCACCATCATAAGCGTAGCGCATCGAGCTGAGCTCGAAGCCTTCCATAGCCGCAAGATCACATTGGAGCGGCGCGAGGGCGGCGCAAAGCTTGTCAGTGATATTGATCTTGTCCAGCGCAAGAGAAAACGGAACTTGCTGTTGCGCCTTTTGGAGAACCGGCGCTCCCCACCGAAAGGACGCACGACCTCGAGTAACGCGGCGCTGCCCCAGAATAGAAATTGA